The sequence below is a genomic window from Schistocerca gregaria isolate iqSchGreg1 chromosome 5, iqSchGreg1.2, whole genome shotgun sequence.
tgcttattcacggtcccgtttaaatgaaaatgagcttcatcgctcgtcgataaaatttcattttccttcGACTCCGAAATCACTTTCATTCTGTAAGTGAAGTCTTCTTGTACAGCaatatcagtttccttaagttgttggacaatgagcattttgtagggatggaattttaattctttatgcaaaattcgtctaaccgattcacgattgattggtaactcactagcatgacgtctagctgactgTCCTGGGCTTCTGGCTGCCGCTTGCCTtatcctttcaacattttctggtgtcgttactctgtgccacgggccaggatgcttcttatccagtatgtttccagttgatctgaagttttccacccatctgaggattgtgttatgGCTCGGAACAGCTCCTTGTCGATCGACATTAAACTGTGCACAAAACAATCGCTTtgtagcaataatagactcaccacttttcatgaaactgtcatagacaaacactcgacgttgcaagtaccactgctccacagtgaacgattaaatgaaatggcgtcttctgtggatcagaactatccccagCATGACCACCTCACACCACCacgccctcagtactacgcagttcagaaccgtccgtctcccgtgtgtcatcCTGTACATAGAAGAGCATTTTCCATTAAATATTTATCTATTTCCCCCTACAGTGCTGGGTTGTAAGAATATTTGCTCATTTCAATTTTTCCCCTCTCTatagtgaaacaaagaaattctttGTGAGTGTGCCACATCTTTACCAGTCTCCCTCCGTCTTCCTCTCCCTtccacctccacccccacctccacccccaccccaccccaccccaccccaccccaccccaccccaccccaccccaccccactcccTATATCCTCTTTCTCCCTTCCTCGTGTTAGTATGTTAGTTGCTTTTCAATAGGTCACTATTAAAGTAGTCAGAACctctgcattttttttacccacaaAGTGCCGCCTCATATGGTGTCTGTCAAATTGAAATAAGTAAGAGTATGGATATTTCAGTTTTAGTCACAGAACTTCATATAAAGTTAATATACCTGTTTGTCAATACAACTGTTTATCCTAAAGGCCATTACACCTTGTTAAAGTTTCTGACAACCTTTCTATTGCCAAATCATTTATTTTGTAACAAGTAACTGAAGTTGCACTCTCTTATATGGCTCCGAAATTCCCATTCTTGCTTGTTAAATCAAAAGTACTTTCATCTAATTTATGAGCTTTACCTAAATCTTACACAATTTTTGTATAATTATAAATAGTAATTCACGCTTCAGAAATGTAATTGCATACAATATTTAAGAGAGTggttgtttaaaaataaaataactgttaCTTGTATAATATTTAACAGTCACAGTTTTAATGCTTGCAGGAAACAATATGTCTGGCCCAAGTCTTGCCCTCGCCTCGTTGACAGCCACTTACACTGATTCAGAGGCAGAAGATGAAGCAGGCGAGGAAGAAAATTCCCCAGGTGCTAGTAGTGTGAACTCTGTTGTATCCAACACAGCCACTCCTCCAGCCACAGCAcctattacaacaacaacaacacaagtttcTATTGTGAGCAGCAAAGTCGCCCGCCTTGTGTCGTACCACGATGAAACTGTGGTATCAGACGACGACGAGGAAGGCGGTCAGCGCGTGTCAGTAGGCAGCGAGGAGCCTGAAGATGGAGGCGAGACTCCTGCTGCAAACCCAGCAGATGTGAATGATGTTATATTGTTTTCTGAACCAAAGGGTCGTTGTTCAAATGAATTGCAagaaaaaattagtagactgcatgAAAAGATGATGTCTTCTGGTTTGGACATGAATCATGTGATACAACAGCGGAAGGTTTGTAACATTTAATTATGACCTTTAGTTATTATCTCAGTTTTGTGTAAGTTTTATGATTAGAAAAGTAGAATAATTTGAAGAACTTTATTGAACAGGAATaaaacagttaaaaaacaaaaatatttatgtacagAATTACTGTGAATTTTGTGTTTACAATTGGACTTTCCTCAATCATTTTACAGATATAATAGAACTTTCTTAAGTTCATTATTTTTCTGTTAAGTGAAAAATggagcagctcccccccccccccccccccccccccctctctctctctctctctctctctctctctctctctcaagtcatTTCCGTATGTACATAATACATAAATTACTCATTCATTTTGTGCTCCATAAGCTGTCTGCTTGCTCCCTTTAATTTGATAGGTTAGTACATTTATCGAATGGTTTAACACAGTGAGATCCAATATTTGCAGGCgaaaatgataattaaaatttttctaCTTATGTGAGGTGTTTCCATACTCCATGTTGGCAGTAATTTAACTGTACCTGTATGAGGTGCCTGTAACATAGTTTAATTTGATGATTTTTTCCCACAGTTGCTATGTGCTGATTGAAGAGCTGCATGGTACTTGCAACTATTAATTTTTAGGTTATTTTCATACTGTTTCCTCATTGTGATTAAAAAAAAGTGGGAGCACTATATATGATCATGAAGACTGCTAAATCCTAAGGTGGTGTGGTTTTTGTCTGTAGATGCAAAATGTTAGCTTATTTTATTGCAAGGACGTTAGAGTTGAAATATCATTTAAGTTATCCGCTCCTTCTAGCCCTATATGCAACCTGTTAGATACATGTTGAATATATATGGCACATGTGTGTGTCATCTTTATAAGTATGCTGTGTACCTTTCTCATATGTGTGTATCATGTTCTTAACAGCAAAAAATCAACTGCACAAATCACCGTAATGCTATGGAGCTATTCCATAAAGAACTATCAGTTTTGGATCTCCCCAGTcagcttcttcttttctattacaaATAGCCTGAAATTTGTGCTGTATATATC
It includes:
- the LOC126273099 gene encoding SAP30-binding protein-like isoform X2, which translates into the protein MSGPSLALASLTATYTDSEAEDEAGEEENSPGASSVNSVVSNTATPPATAPITTTTTQVSIVSSKVARLVSYHDETVVSDDDEEGGQRVSVGSEEPEDGGETPAANPADVNDVILFSEPKGRCSNELQEKISRLHEKMMSSGLDMNHVIQQRKDFRNPSIYEKLIQFCSINELGTNYPAHAYDPLRWGKESFYEELARVQKAEMERREKERREKTRVEFVSGTAKRPAGGAGSGEEDKMRRKSKWDQVGTLLASNTTAAGAQAGILKPGLVQQPALTTSATGTKGTVISAFGSLPKKPRI